The Sinorhizobium fredii genome contains the following window.
CGTCGCGGGCGCGGTCCTGCGTCTCCCAGGTGAAGCCCTCGCCCAGCGTGTAGAACTGGCAGAGGTCGCCGAAGTGCTTGTCGATCAAATCGCGCTCGCCGGTCTGCATGGCGCCCTTGATGAACTGCACGACGGCACAGGGCATGCCATGGGCGATATGGCGGAAGATCATGCCGAAGCCGGCGGTCGACTTGCCCTTGCCTTTGCCCGTATGGACGATGACCAGCCCCTTCTCGTCGGTCTTCGTCGCCATGATCTTGTCGCGCGCCGTCTTCTTCTTCGCCATCTTCATGGCGTGACGGGCTTCGTCCTTCTCGGCAACCGGTTCGCCGGTGTTTGCGGTTTCGTCGCTCATGGCATCCTCCCTATTCGTTGCCGGCGCGCGGGCGCTCAGGCTGAGCGCCCGACAGACTGTTCAGTTCAAATCGCGCCGAGTTGGAGCGCGGGTTCCAGAGACCTCGGTCGACCGCCTCCAGGAACCGCTCGGCGAGTTCGGCAAGTGCCACCGGGTTCTTGTCGCGCAGGAAATCGAGGACTTTCTCGTCGGCGATGAAGGCCTGGTAGGCCGCCTCGAAATGATGGTCGCGCACGGCCCCGGTCGTCGCGGCGAAGGCGAACATGTAATCGACAGTCGCGGCGATCTCGAAGGCGCCCTTGTAACCATGACGCATCACCCCGGCGATCCACTTCGGATTGACGACGCGGGCGCGAACCACGCGGCCGATCTCCTCCTCCAGCGAGCGGATAACCGGCTTTTCCGGACGCGAATGGTCGTTGTGGTAGATCGCGGGACGCTCTCCACTGAGATATTCCGCCGCAGCGCTCATGCCGCCCTCGAACTGGTAGTAATCGTCGCTGTCGAGCAGGTCGTGCTCGCGATTGTCCTGGTTCTGGACGACCGCCTCGATGGTCCGCAGGCGCTCCTCGAAAAGCCCGCGTTCCGCCCTGCCGTCTTCGCCGGCACCATAGGCATAGCCGCCCCAGGTGAGATACGCTGCGGCGAGATCGCCGCGCTTTTCCCAGCCTTTCTCGTCGATCAGCGCCTGTAGACCGGCGCCATAGGCGCCCGGCTTGGCACCGAACACACGATAGGAGGAGCGTCTTGCCGCCTCCATCGGCTCGACGCCCTTTTCCTCGAGGCGTCGCGCTTCGGCACGCATGCGTGCCGCGATCATGTTGTCGGCATCGTCCTCCTCCAGCGCGCCGATCGC
Protein-coding sequences here:
- the cobO gene encoding cob(I)yrinic acid a,c-diamide adenosyltransferase, whose product is MSDETANTGEPVAEKDEARHAMKMAKKKTARDKIMATKTDEKGLVIVHTGKGKGKSTAGFGMIFRHIAHGMPCAVVQFIKGAMQTGERDLIDKHFGDLCQFYTLGEGFTWETQDRARDVAMAEKAWEKAKELIRDERNSMVLLDEINIALRYDYIDVAEVVRFLKEEKPHMTHVVLTGRNAKEDLIEIADLVTEMELVKHPFRSGIKAQKGVEF